The Cellulophaga sp. RHA19 genome includes the window AAAATGGTGTGCCAGAATTATATCCGTTAGTATTGGCTCTTAAATCAAAATGTGCATCAAAATTTATAATACCAATAGTTTTATCTTTTTCAATCGCATTAAAAATACCATTGTAATGACCATATGCTATGTCGTGTCCGCCACCTAAAACAATAGGGAAAGTATTATTTTTTAGTAAAGTTGTAATAGTTTTAGCTAGCGTTTGTTGTGCTTGCTCCATATTATCATCAACACAAAATACAGTGCCAACATCTAAAAATTGTGTATTATTTTTTAAATGATTTGGCATTTTAGCTAATTGCTTTTTTATAGCTTCTGGGCCAGTAACCGCGCCAACTCTACCTTGGTTGCGTTTAACACCTTCATCACAAGCATAGCTTAAAATAGCAAAAGTTTTAGCGCTTTCTTTTTTTATAGCATCTACGCAGATTACTTTTTCATGAATATATAAATCGCCGTTGGATTTTCGGCCTTGCCATAAAGAAGAATCTGGTTTTTTAAAGTTGTTCATTTTGCAATTTTATACTTCAAAAATAAACTGTTATTTCTGTTTTTAATCTTCAAATTAAATAAAAAAGAGATTAGCAAAGGAAAAGTGATTGTTTTGCTGTAAAACTTTTAATTTAGTAGTTTAATATTTGCAAATGGTAAGTGCGAGTAAAAGTAGCTTTGTAGCTGCCTTAACTTTATTTTTTTTATTGATTGGGTGTAAAAATAAGCAGGAGCAAAAATCGCTTTTGTTGTATTGTGCAGCCGTAGTTAAACCTGCTTTAGAAGAAGTGGCAAAAGTGTATTATAAAGAAACAGGAGTGCAAATAGATTTGCAATACGGAGGCTCTGGAACATTATTGTCAAATTTAAGAATAGCAAAGCAGGGCGATTTATTTTTATCTGCAGATGCAAGTTATATGCAGCAAGCAATAAAGTATAACTTAATAAAAGAGAGTAAACCGTTGGTTGCAATTACGCCAGTACTTGCTGTTGCAAAAAATAACCCTAAACAGATAAGTAATATTACAGAAGTGTGTAAAGAGGGTATTAAATTTGGTATTGCAAATCCTGATGCAGCATCTATAGGTAGTGTTACAAGAAATATGCTATTACAATCTGGAGATTGGAATGTACTTAAAAATTGTATTTATGTACAAATGCCAACCGTATCTGATGTTGCAAATGCTTTAAAATTAAATACCATAGACGTTGGTGTTATTTGGGACGTTACGGCAAACCAATACACAGAAATAGATACTGTAGAGGTCGATTTTTTTAAAAGGTATACAGAAAAGGTAACCGTTGGTGTTTTAAAATCATCTAGTCAAGTAAAAGAAGCTTCAGAGTTTATGAATTTTTTAATTTACAATTCTAAAAGCAAGCGTGTGTTTAAAAAACTCGGGTACAATATATCTAATTAAATTTATAGAATATTAAAAAAGAAAACCAACATATAAAACACAAAGTAAAGTCTAGCTTGCCATTTTATTTGGTAATGGGCATTGTGGCATCTACCTATATAATTTTAATATTGGCAATGGTTTTAGCCGATTTTTTTTATACCACACCAGGTCATATTTTTAATGCTTTAGCTAGTAAAGAAATTCAGTATGCCATAAAATTAAGCTTGCTAAGTAGTACAATTACAATGGTTTTAAGTGTTTTGGTAGCCATACCTATTGGGTATTTTATGGCGCGTTATAACTTTAGATTTAAAAAAATTATAGATGCTATTTTAGATATTCCTATTGTGTTACCGCCATTAGTGGTTGGTTTAAGTTTGTTGTTGCTTTTTCAAACAACATTAGGGCAATTTATAGAAAGTCATTTAAGGGTAACTTATACCGTTTATGCGGTTGTTATAGCGCAATTTATGGTAGCTTGTGCATTTGCTGTGCGTACAATGTATGTTACATTCTCACAAATAAACAACAGACAAGAGCAAGTTGCATTAACTTTAGGATGTAATGAGCGGCAATCTTTTTTTTATATTTTGTTACCGCAAGCAAAAAACGGAATATTAACAGCTGCATCTTTAGCTTGGGCAAGAGCATTGGGGGAGTTTGGGCCTATTTTAATTTTTGCGGGAGCAACAAGAATGAGAACAGAGGTATTGCCTACTACAGTGTTTTTAGAAATGTCTGTTGGTAATATAGAGGCTGCTGTTGCTGTGTCTTTAATAATGATAGCATCTGGATTTTTAGCCTTGTTGGTGGTTAGAATGTTTGGAACTAAAAAAAATGCACTTTAGCCTATGTTACAATGTATAGATTTAGAAATAGAGCAAGGCAATTTTAAGCTGCCTACTATAAATTTTAAGGTTTACAAAGGCGATTACCTAGTTTTAATGGGGAAAACGGGTAGTGGAAAAACAACGCTTATTGAAATTATTTGTGGCTTGCGTAAACTTAAAAGTGGGCAAATATTACTAAATACAATAGACATTACTAGTGAAGTTCCAGGGCAAAGAGAGATAGGGTATGTGCCACAAGACGGAGCATTATTTGTTACTATGACTGTGGCAGAGAATATTGGTTTTGCCTTAAAAATAAGAAAATGGTCCAAATTAAAAATTAAAGAAAAAGTACAAGAATTAGCGACTTTATTAGGTATAGAAAATTTATTAAACAGAACCGTTAACAATCTAAGCGGAGGAGAAAAACAACGTGTTGCTTTAGGTAGGGCGTTAAGTTTTGGTCCTCAAGTTTTATGTTTAGATGAGCCTTTAAGTGCATTAGACCAAGAAACAAAGGCAGAAATTATACTTTTACTTCAACATTTAGCACAAAAGTTACAACTTGTAATTATCCATATATCGCACTCAGAAAGTGAGGCTAAAAAACTAGCAACTAGTATTTTAAGTTTAGGAGACAGTGGCTTGCAAAAGGTTAGTTTGTAGACTGTTTTATTTTCTTATTTAAAACCCTAGCTGTAATGCTTATGGCATAAATAAATAATTCTTATTTTTGAAGCACATAAACTGTAGATAGTCATACTATTACACTAACCAAATATTTATGGATGACATTTTGATTAACATTGGCAGACAGCTAAAGCTGGCTCGCCAAAAAAGAAACTTGACCTTGCAGCAAGTTGCCAAGAGAACGGGCGTAAGTGCAGGGTTAATTTCAAAGATTGAGAACCTTAGGACAACTCCGTCTTTACCTGTTTTGCTAAAAATAATGCAAACATTACAGATAGAACTTTCTGAGCTAGAACTTTCTTCTAGTATTGATGGGGATTACATTCTTATTAAAAACGGAACAGGCGTTAAAGAGGATCGTGAAGATTCAGAACAATTAGAGTATACACATTTATTATCAAACTCTTCTAAAGGAGAAAGTATTCGTGTGTATTTAATTACCGTACAACCGCATGCAATTAGAAAACCAATTTCTACAAATGCTAATGAACTTGTTTACGTTTTAAGTGGTGCGCCAACTTATACGTTAAAAGGCAATGATATTACGTTAGATAGGGGAGATTTGTTGTTTTTTGATGGTACCGTAGCGCACGGTATATCTAATAGGTTTAATGAAGCTGCATTATTGCTAAAAATTTATTTATTACATTAATTAATGTAATTGTATAAAAGTAAAAAAACCTTCAGTTAATAGCTGAAGGTTTTTTTATGTTTTAAAGAGTACTGTTTTTTAGTGCTATTTTTTCTTTTTACCAAAAAGCTTTTTAAACAAACCAATAATTGGTAAGGTTAAAAGTCCAATTACTAGTCCTAGTAAAAATTCTTTTAGCATAGCTGGTAATGGGATATCCTCTATTAG containing:
- the hutG gene encoding formimidoylglutamase — its product is MNNFKKPDSSLWQGRKSNGDLYIHEKVICVDAIKKESAKTFAILSYACDEGVKRNQGRVGAVTGPEAIKKQLAKMPNHLKNNTQFLDVGTVFCVDDNMEQAQQTLAKTITTLLKNNTFPIVLGGGHDIAYGHYNGIFNAIEKDKTIGIINFDAHFDLRANTNGYNSGTPFYQIAEDCKTNNTTFNYLCLGIRDDANDASLFTTANKLGVTVIKNEDFNLHQSKKIQEQISTFINSVDVVYTTIDLDGFSSAYAAGVSAASPMGFSPDIALQCLQTIIKSGKLISLDIAEMNPTYDIDNQTAKLAASIVHTVIHSA
- a CDS encoding ABC transporter permease, with the translated sequence MGIVASTYIILILAMVLADFFYTTPGHIFNALASKEIQYAIKLSLLSSTITMVLSVLVAIPIGYFMARYNFRFKKIIDAILDIPIVLPPLVVGLSLLLLFQTTLGQFIESHLRVTYTVYAVVIAQFMVACAFAVRTMYVTFSQINNRQEQVALTLGCNERQSFFYILLPQAKNGILTAASLAWARALGEFGPILIFAGATRMRTEVLPTTVFLEMSVGNIEAAVAVSLIMIASGFLALLVVRMFGTKKNAL
- a CDS encoding helix-turn-helix domain-containing protein, giving the protein MDDILINIGRQLKLARQKRNLTLQQVAKRTGVSAGLISKIENLRTTPSLPVLLKIMQTLQIELSELELSSSIDGDYILIKNGTGVKEDREDSEQLEYTHLLSNSSKGESIRVYLITVQPHAIRKPISTNANELVYVLSGAPTYTLKGNDITLDRGDLLFFDGTVAHGISNRFNEAALLLKIYLLH
- a CDS encoding ATP-binding cassette domain-containing protein, coding for MLQCIDLEIEQGNFKLPTINFKVYKGDYLVLMGKTGSGKTTLIEIICGLRKLKSGQILLNTIDITSEVPGQREIGYVPQDGALFVTMTVAENIGFALKIRKWSKLKIKEKVQELATLLGIENLLNRTVNNLSGGEKQRVALGRALSFGPQVLCLDEPLSALDQETKAEIILLLQHLAQKLQLVIIHISHSESEAKKLATSILSLGDSGLQKVSL
- the modA gene encoding molybdate ABC transporter substrate-binding protein, which encodes MLYCAAVVKPALEEVAKVYYKETGVQIDLQYGGSGTLLSNLRIAKQGDLFLSADASYMQQAIKYNLIKESKPLVAITPVLAVAKNNPKQISNITEVCKEGIKFGIANPDAASIGSVTRNMLLQSGDWNVLKNCIYVQMPTVSDVANALKLNTIDVGVIWDVTANQYTEIDTVEVDFFKRYTEKVTVGVLKSSSQVKEASEFMNFLIYNSKSKRVFKKLGYNISN